From a region of the Castor canadensis chromosome 7, mCasCan1.hap1v2, whole genome shotgun sequence genome:
- the Znf518a gene encoding zinc finger protein 518A isoform X1: MPFEQKQLFCDKKQTTLKKDYDVKNEIADTIRSVPKPKILETSFHYGLKNVKIDLPKINIPNEVLMKHEVDKYRKLFQCKPQTARKSIRVKTVSCVEECVLLCKSERAEEEGIKMSAKILNFSCSKCQDNTQYSPNDLQKHFQMWHQGELPSFPCEMCSFSANDFQVFKQHRQTHRSTLVKCDICNNERVYTLLGLTKHFTSKHCVNGNFQCEECKFFTQDVGTFVQHIHRHNEIHYKCGKCHHVCFTKAELQKHLHVHSGTLPFTCQYCSYGAIHKDHLVRHVITLHKEHLYAKEKLEKDKYDTRMAKTTAGLKLILKRYRIGASKTFWKRKKINNGSDGGIEEKSTQVLNRMNKTQKTQSEEQSLLGQEHLNEEKGERLHCENSDKPGESESEKPTLLSTEQGNRADEGSNATSGFLKTALQGPTVLLVKNSRITIPANYGARFMGFKMVDGKQHIVIKLLPIGKPNLNSPASQSDAAKDSVANLQPQTLDTTAFLTGITSELSDTAYMKVTPFLCSSSILSGKIISEKEMALISEKNNTLQTMDYSKNVSSLPTTSELFDHNLTTASVSLTPKVEARDNVDLWENNTTQSQPQVLGTTIKSPEKVSNTTRPNTYSSGDMHNYCINYVNSELPVESSNQGSLPFHNYSKVNNANKRRRFSGTAICENLQRESLLNRTVVQQPISETVLSPVRKESSNPDSLLPSGSLLNDKDETLKTKAEFEEQCVVEKGQNIDGQSLYTNENQNLESMTEKCSWNDTSSVDSPMMPRITSVFSLQSQQASEFLPPEVNQLLQDILKPKSDIKQDSNFPNKSLPLHCEPSLQKHEGEDMIIESSKDLKVQGIFSVPSDNVGVSVPTNDMNLKCNGKEKQVLSVLQDLRDSEKTPKIPGIGTLLKTQSDAIITQQLVKDKLRATTQNSGSLYVQSPLTNSEQKNPVFVQTPKGFFIPLHVANKPGFHVVSGRPLPLVNTQGIPAPLILNKKPGMILTFNSGKPETVSTVKAESAQAYGTLTREPCKNPLLKVEQNNNCLTPVLCSSIGSCLSMKSSSENTLPLKGSYVIKTSASSSVKTVPTSNVLSEQQGTKLSVLDSVKQQNEIFPKAPLYTLLPDGKQAVFLRRVMPNNSELLKPKLVQNSTYYQNIQPKRPEGTSQKILVKIFNPVLNVTAANNLSVSNSASSLQKENVPSNQTIGGEQKEPESSRDALPFLLDDLMPANEIVVTSTATCPESSEEPVCISDHSEARILKCKTNCTIERNFNRRKTSKNKFSKIKTRVRNEDSEAAFVSRNRSCKRKCMDSCQEPPRKKSTLHRKCKEKAKAEDVREAFGLSRPRLSKDSVRTLRLFPFSSKQLVKCPRRNQPVVVLNHPDADAPEVVSVMKTIAKFNGRVLKVSLSKRTISALLKPVCYLSETTTLDDYSKRHKTFKPVNSVKERFVLKLTLKKTSKNNYQIVKTTSENVLKAKFNCWFCGRVFDNQDVWAGHGQRHLMEATRDWNMLEKLTEVTEEK, encoded by the coding sequence aTGCCATTTGAACAGAAACAGTTATTTTGTGATAAAAAGCAAACTACTTTAAAGAAAGACTATGATGTGAAAAATGAGATAGCTGATACTATTAGATCAGTACCTAAACCAAAAATTTTAGAAACTAGTTTTCATTATGgactaaaaaatgtgaaaattgatTTGCCGAAGATAAATATTCCAAATGAAGTCCTAATGAAACATGAAGTtgacaaatacagaaaattatttcagtGTAAACCACAGACTGCAAGGAAATCTATTCGTGTAAAGACTGTAAGCTGTGTAGAGGAATGTGTATTGCTTTGTAAGTCTGAGAGAGCAGAAGAAGAGGGGATAAAAATGTctgcaaaaatactcaatttcAGCTGTTCAAAATGCCAAGACAACACTCAGTATAGCCCAAATGATTTACAAAAACACTTTCAGATGTGGCACCAGGGTGAATTACCTTCATTTCCTTGTGAAATGTGCAGTTTTTCAGCAAATGACTTCCAGGTATTTAAGCAACACCGACAAACCCATAGAAGCACTTTAGTAAAATGCGACATTTGTAACAATGAGCGTGTATATACTTTGTTGGGCTTGACAAAGCATTTCACATCCAAACATTGTGTTAATGGTAATTTTCAATGTGAAGAGTGCAAATTCTTTACCCAGGATGTTGGCACATTTGTTCAGCACATTCATAGACATAACGAAATTCATTATAAATGTGGTAAGTGCCATCATGTATGTTTTACCAAAGCAGAGCTTCAGAAACACCTTCATGTTCATTCTGGCACTCTTCCCTTTACTTGTCAATACTGTAGCTATGGTGCCATACATAAAGACCATCTTGTAAGACATGTTATAACTTTGCACAAAGAACACttatatgcaaaagaaaaactggaaaaagacAAATACGATACAAGGATGGCAAAGACTACAGCAGGGCTTAAGTTAATATTGAAAAGATACAGAATAGGTGCATCAAAGACATTCTGGAAACGTAAGAAAATTAACAATGGGAGTGACGGAGGTATAGAAGAAAAAAGCACTCAAGTGCTTAATAGAATGAACAAGACACAAAAGACTCAATCTGAAGAACAGAGCCTTCTTGGTCAAGAGCACTTAAATGAAGAAAAGGGTGAAAGACTACATTGTGAGAATAGTGATAAGCCTGGAGAGTCAGAGTCAGAAAAGCCAACTCTTCTTTCCACTGAGCAAGGTAATAGAGCTGACGAAGGATCAAATGCTACTTCAGGTTTCTTGAAGACTGCTCTACAAGGACCTACAGTGTTATTGGTAAAAAATAGCAGAATAACTATTCCTGCAAACTATGGTGCTAGGTTCATGGGCTTCAAGATGGTGGATGGGAAACAGCATATTGTAATAAAATTGTTGCCTATTGGTAAGCCAAATTTAAACTCACCAGCCTCACAGTCAGATGCTGCAAAGGACAGTGTTGCTAATTTGCAGCCCCAGACTTTGGACACCACTGCATTTTTAACTGGAATAACATCTGAGTTAAGTGATACAGCTTATATGAAAGTAACTCCATTTTTATGTTCATCTTCTATACTTTCAGGGAAAATAATTTCCGAAAAAGAAATGGCTTTGATATCTGAAAAGAATAATACACTTCAAACAATGGATTACAGCAAAAATGTATCATCTTTGCCAACAACATCAGAATTGTTTGACCACAATTTGACCACTGCATCAGTGAGTTTGACCCCAAAAGTTGAAGCAAGAGATAATGTTGACTTATGGGAAAATAATACCACTCAGAGTCAGCCACAAGTATTAGGTACCACCATTAAAAGTCCAGAGAAAGTCAGCAATACTACCAGACCAAATACATACAGTAGTGGAGATATGCATAACTATTGCATTAATTACGTCAACtctgagttacctgttgaatccTCCAACCAGGGATCATTACCTTTCCATAATTACTCAAAAGTAAATAACGCTAATAAACGTCGTAGGTTTTCAGGAACAGcaatatgtgagaaccttcagaGAGAATCATTATTAAACAGAACAGTTGTTCAGCAACCAATTAGTGAAACAGTTTTATCACCAGTAAGAAAAGAGAGCTCAAACCCAGACAGCCTTTTACCATCTGGCAGCCTTTTAAATGATAAagatgaaactttaaaaacaaaagctgaatTTGAAGAACAATGTGTTGTAGAAAAAGGACAGAACATTGATGGACAAAGCCTATACACCAATGAAAACCAAAATTTAGAGAGCATGACTGAAAAATGTAGTTGGAATGACACTTCTAGTGTTGATTCACCTATGATGCCTAGAATCACATCTGTTTTCTCTCTCCAGAGTCAACAGGCATCAGAATTTTTGCCACCGGAAGTAAACCAATTACTTCAGGATATACTAAAACCAAAATCTGATATAAAACAAGACTCTAACTTTCCAAATAAAAGCTTGCCACTTCATTGTGAGCCATCACTTCAAAAACACGAGGGAGAGGACATGATAATTGAGTCTTCAAAAGACTTGAAAGTGCAAGGCATCTTCTCAGTTCCATCTGATAATGTGGGTGTTAGCGTGCCTACAAATGACATGAATTTAAAATGtaatggaaaggaaaaacaagtgCTATCAGTGTTGCAAGATCTGAGAGATTCAGAGAAGACACCTAAAATTCCAGGTATTGGCACATTACTTAAGACTCAGTCAGATGCAATAATAACACAGCAGCTTGTAAAAGACAAACTACGAGCCACTACACAGAATTCAGGTTCTTTATATGTGCAGAGTCCACTTACAAACTcagaacaaaaaaaccctgtaTTTGTTCAAACTCCAAAGGGTTTCTTTATACCATTGCATGTTGCTAACAAGCCTGGATTCCATGTTGTTTCAGGAAGACCACTTCCACTGGTTAATACACAAGGCATACCTGCTCCTCTTATTTTAAACAAGAAACCTGGGATGATTTTGACATTTAATAGTGGGAAACCTGAAACTGTTTCCACTGTCAAAGCTGAGAGTGCTCAAGCTTATGGAACTCTGACAAGGGAGCCTTGCAAAAATCCCCTTTTGAAGGTAGAACAGAACAATAATTGTCTTACACCTGTGCTTTGTTCCAGCATTGGCAGTTGTTTAAGCATGAAAAGTAGCTCAGAAAATACGTTACCATTAAAAGGCTCTTATGTTATTAAAACATCAGCAAGTTCTTCAGTGAAAACTGTTCCTACTTCTAATGTGCTATCTGAGCAACAGGGCACAAAATTGAGTGTATTGGATTCAGTGAAACAGCAGAATGAAATTTTTCCAAAAGCACCTCTTTATACCCTCTTGCCTGATGGTAAACAAGCTGTTTTTCTAAGACGTGTAATGCCAAATAACTCTGAGCTCCTTAAACCTAAGTTAGTCCAAAATAGTACTTATTACCAAAATATACAGCCAAAGAGACCTGAAGGAACATCACAAAAAATATTGGTAAAAATTTTTAACCCTGTTTTAAATGTGACTGCTGCTAATAATCTGTCAGTTAGCAACTCTGCATCCTCATTGCAGAAAGAGAATGTACCATCTAATCAGACTATAGGCGGAGAGCAGAAAGAGCCAGAGTCATCTAGAGATGCCTTACCCTTCTTGCTAGATGATTTGATGCCAGCAAATGAAATTGTTGTTACTTCTACTGCAACATGCCCAGAATCTTCTGAGGAACCAGTGTGTATCAGTGACCATTCAGAGGCCAGAATATTAAAGTGTAAAACAAATTGTACAATTGAGAGAAATTTCAATAGGAGAAAGACTTccaaaaacaaattttcaaagataaaaactcGTGTAAGAAATGAAGATTCTGAAGCTGCTTTTGTATCTAGAAACAGAAGCTGTAAACGAAAGTGTATGGATAGTTGCCAAGAACCTccaagaaagaaatcaacatTGCATAGAAAGTGTAAAGAAAAGGCTAAAGCTGAAGATGTCCGTGAAGCGTTTGGGCTTAGCAGACCTAGGCTTTCAAAAGATTCTGTCAGAACTTTGAGGCTTTTCCCTTTTAGTTCCAAACAGCTTGTGAAATGTCCTAGGAGAAACCAACCAGTTGTGGTTTTGAATCATCCTGATGCAGATGCCCCAGAAGTAGTGAGTGTAATGAAAACTATTGCAAAATTTAATGGACGAGTACTTAAGGTTTCACTGTCAAAAAGAACTATCAGTGCTTTGCTGAAACCAGTTTGTTATCTTTCTGAAACAACAACTTTGGATGATTATTCCAAGAGGCACAAAACATTTAAACCAGTTAATTCTGTGAAAGAAAGATTTGTGCTAAAATTAACACTCAAAAAGACAAGCAAAAACAACTATCAGATTGTGAAAACTACCtctgaaaatgttttgaaagctAAGTTTAATTGTTGGTTTTGTGGTAGAGTATTTGACAATCAGGATGTGTGGGCTGGTCATGGGCAGAGACATTTGATGGAAGCTACGCGGGATTGGAATATGttagaaaaacttactgaagttACTGAGGAAAAGTAA
- the Znf518a gene encoding zinc finger protein 518A isoform X2 has protein sequence MALISEKNNTLQTMDYSKNVSSLPTTSELFDHNLTTASVSLTPKVEARDNVDLWENNTTQSQPQVLGTTIKSPEKVSNTTRPNTYSSGDMHNYCINYVNSELPVESSNQGSLPFHNYSKVNNANKRRRFSGTAICENLQRESLLNRTVVQQPISETVLSPVRKESSNPDSLLPSGSLLNDKDETLKTKAEFEEQCVVEKGQNIDGQSLYTNENQNLESMTEKCSWNDTSSVDSPMMPRITSVFSLQSQQASEFLPPEVNQLLQDILKPKSDIKQDSNFPNKSLPLHCEPSLQKHEGEDMIIESSKDLKVQGIFSVPSDNVGVSVPTNDMNLKCNGKEKQVLSVLQDLRDSEKTPKIPGIGTLLKTQSDAIITQQLVKDKLRATTQNSGSLYVQSPLTNSEQKNPVFVQTPKGFFIPLHVANKPGFHVVSGRPLPLVNTQGIPAPLILNKKPGMILTFNSGKPETVSTVKAESAQAYGTLTREPCKNPLLKVEQNNNCLTPVLCSSIGSCLSMKSSSENTLPLKGSYVIKTSASSSVKTVPTSNVLSEQQGTKLSVLDSVKQQNEIFPKAPLYTLLPDGKQAVFLRRVMPNNSELLKPKLVQNSTYYQNIQPKRPEGTSQKILVKIFNPVLNVTAANNLSVSNSASSLQKENVPSNQTIGGEQKEPESSRDALPFLLDDLMPANEIVVTSTATCPESSEEPVCISDHSEARILKCKTNCTIERNFNRRKTSKNKFSKIKTRVRNEDSEAAFVSRNRSCKRKCMDSCQEPPRKKSTLHRKCKEKAKAEDVREAFGLSRPRLSKDSVRTLRLFPFSSKQLVKCPRRNQPVVVLNHPDADAPEVVSVMKTIAKFNGRVLKVSLSKRTISALLKPVCYLSETTTLDDYSKRHKTFKPVNSVKERFVLKLTLKKTSKNNYQIVKTTSENVLKAKFNCWFCGRVFDNQDVWAGHGQRHLMEATRDWNMLEKLTEVTEEK, from the coding sequence ATGGCTTTGATATCTGAAAAGAATAATACACTTCAAACAATGGATTACAGCAAAAATGTATCATCTTTGCCAACAACATCAGAATTGTTTGACCACAATTTGACCACTGCATCAGTGAGTTTGACCCCAAAAGTTGAAGCAAGAGATAATGTTGACTTATGGGAAAATAATACCACTCAGAGTCAGCCACAAGTATTAGGTACCACCATTAAAAGTCCAGAGAAAGTCAGCAATACTACCAGACCAAATACATACAGTAGTGGAGATATGCATAACTATTGCATTAATTACGTCAACtctgagttacctgttgaatccTCCAACCAGGGATCATTACCTTTCCATAATTACTCAAAAGTAAATAACGCTAATAAACGTCGTAGGTTTTCAGGAACAGcaatatgtgagaaccttcagaGAGAATCATTATTAAACAGAACAGTTGTTCAGCAACCAATTAGTGAAACAGTTTTATCACCAGTAAGAAAAGAGAGCTCAAACCCAGACAGCCTTTTACCATCTGGCAGCCTTTTAAATGATAAagatgaaactttaaaaacaaaagctgaatTTGAAGAACAATGTGTTGTAGAAAAAGGACAGAACATTGATGGACAAAGCCTATACACCAATGAAAACCAAAATTTAGAGAGCATGACTGAAAAATGTAGTTGGAATGACACTTCTAGTGTTGATTCACCTATGATGCCTAGAATCACATCTGTTTTCTCTCTCCAGAGTCAACAGGCATCAGAATTTTTGCCACCGGAAGTAAACCAATTACTTCAGGATATACTAAAACCAAAATCTGATATAAAACAAGACTCTAACTTTCCAAATAAAAGCTTGCCACTTCATTGTGAGCCATCACTTCAAAAACACGAGGGAGAGGACATGATAATTGAGTCTTCAAAAGACTTGAAAGTGCAAGGCATCTTCTCAGTTCCATCTGATAATGTGGGTGTTAGCGTGCCTACAAATGACATGAATTTAAAATGtaatggaaaggaaaaacaagtgCTATCAGTGTTGCAAGATCTGAGAGATTCAGAGAAGACACCTAAAATTCCAGGTATTGGCACATTACTTAAGACTCAGTCAGATGCAATAATAACACAGCAGCTTGTAAAAGACAAACTACGAGCCACTACACAGAATTCAGGTTCTTTATATGTGCAGAGTCCACTTACAAACTcagaacaaaaaaaccctgtaTTTGTTCAAACTCCAAAGGGTTTCTTTATACCATTGCATGTTGCTAACAAGCCTGGATTCCATGTTGTTTCAGGAAGACCACTTCCACTGGTTAATACACAAGGCATACCTGCTCCTCTTATTTTAAACAAGAAACCTGGGATGATTTTGACATTTAATAGTGGGAAACCTGAAACTGTTTCCACTGTCAAAGCTGAGAGTGCTCAAGCTTATGGAACTCTGACAAGGGAGCCTTGCAAAAATCCCCTTTTGAAGGTAGAACAGAACAATAATTGTCTTACACCTGTGCTTTGTTCCAGCATTGGCAGTTGTTTAAGCATGAAAAGTAGCTCAGAAAATACGTTACCATTAAAAGGCTCTTATGTTATTAAAACATCAGCAAGTTCTTCAGTGAAAACTGTTCCTACTTCTAATGTGCTATCTGAGCAACAGGGCACAAAATTGAGTGTATTGGATTCAGTGAAACAGCAGAATGAAATTTTTCCAAAAGCACCTCTTTATACCCTCTTGCCTGATGGTAAACAAGCTGTTTTTCTAAGACGTGTAATGCCAAATAACTCTGAGCTCCTTAAACCTAAGTTAGTCCAAAATAGTACTTATTACCAAAATATACAGCCAAAGAGACCTGAAGGAACATCACAAAAAATATTGGTAAAAATTTTTAACCCTGTTTTAAATGTGACTGCTGCTAATAATCTGTCAGTTAGCAACTCTGCATCCTCATTGCAGAAAGAGAATGTACCATCTAATCAGACTATAGGCGGAGAGCAGAAAGAGCCAGAGTCATCTAGAGATGCCTTACCCTTCTTGCTAGATGATTTGATGCCAGCAAATGAAATTGTTGTTACTTCTACTGCAACATGCCCAGAATCTTCTGAGGAACCAGTGTGTATCAGTGACCATTCAGAGGCCAGAATATTAAAGTGTAAAACAAATTGTACAATTGAGAGAAATTTCAATAGGAGAAAGACTTccaaaaacaaattttcaaagataaaaactcGTGTAAGAAATGAAGATTCTGAAGCTGCTTTTGTATCTAGAAACAGAAGCTGTAAACGAAAGTGTATGGATAGTTGCCAAGAACCTccaagaaagaaatcaacatTGCATAGAAAGTGTAAAGAAAAGGCTAAAGCTGAAGATGTCCGTGAAGCGTTTGGGCTTAGCAGACCTAGGCTTTCAAAAGATTCTGTCAGAACTTTGAGGCTTTTCCCTTTTAGTTCCAAACAGCTTGTGAAATGTCCTAGGAGAAACCAACCAGTTGTGGTTTTGAATCATCCTGATGCAGATGCCCCAGAAGTAGTGAGTGTAATGAAAACTATTGCAAAATTTAATGGACGAGTACTTAAGGTTTCACTGTCAAAAAGAACTATCAGTGCTTTGCTGAAACCAGTTTGTTATCTTTCTGAAACAACAACTTTGGATGATTATTCCAAGAGGCACAAAACATTTAAACCAGTTAATTCTGTGAAAGAAAGATTTGTGCTAAAATTAACACTCAAAAAGACAAGCAAAAACAACTATCAGATTGTGAAAACTACCtctgaaaatgttttgaaagctAAGTTTAATTGTTGGTTTTGTGGTAGAGTATTTGACAATCAGGATGTGTGGGCTGGTCATGGGCAGAGACATTTGATGGAAGCTACGCGGGATTGGAATATGttagaaaaacttactgaagttACTGAGGAAAAGTAA